A DNA window from Hevea brasiliensis isolate MT/VB/25A 57/8 chromosome 2, ASM3005281v1, whole genome shotgun sequence contains the following coding sequences:
- the LOC131177882 gene encoding spindle assembly checkpoint component MAD1-like, translating into MAGTSNTAGIPVPLAERHSITRPPLFNGSNYSFWKVRMRNFIQSVDIKAWQRIVKGPEIPLELHVDGYREKLEDEYNELDWKKVSSNAKALNILHCALDATEYNRISGCTSAKEVSDKLEVTYEGTNQVKESKANRLVREYELFEMKPGETISEMSIRFTDLVNVLKALEKEFTEEELVKKVLRSLPKSWETKVTVIFDTKDFSKFTYDELIGSLIAHEMLYDKSKSNVDDEKKKREIALKSSQEDELRKTIAFKAASSDSSNSSSDEDDLAMITRRFKKAFKKGGSKYKKFLKKYSPKGETSKDQSEIKCFECNKPGHIKPNCPKLKKKNSKDKSKKALVAGWMDSDDSSSDNSSDKEVAHICLMALEEDKPESSQQREINTEVNNSDSLCIENYEDAFAKLYEEYKVYKKNYSALNKEIASLRAENDSMSIIVQENKFYKNQMLLFDELNKELEDSKFACEKLIEKNRILETKVESLTNDLAKFTNGTQILNTLLGSQRLSNKNLVLVMMDSCTMENTKISL; encoded by the coding sequence ATGGCTGGCACATCTAACACAGCTGGTATCCCTGTACCTTTAGCTGAAAGACACTCTATCACTAGACCACCTTTGTTTAATGGTTCTAATTATTCTTTCTGGAAAGTGAGGATGAGAAACTTTATTCAATCTGTTGATATTAAAGCATGGCAAAGAATTGTTAAAGGTCCTGAAATTCCATTAGAATTGCATGTTGATGGTTATAGAGAAAAACTAGAAGATGAATATAATGAACTTGATTGGAAGAAAGTTTCTTCAAACGCTAAAGCTTtaaacattcttcattgtgcacTTGATGCAACtgagtataatcgtatttcaggTTGTACATCTGCAAAAGAAGTGTCGGATAAActtgaagtcacatatgaagggacTAATCAAGTGAAGGAATCAAAAGCAAATAGGCTTGTTCGGGAATATGaactatttgagatgaaacctggagAAACCATTTCAGAAATGAGCATAAGATTTACTGATCTGGTGAATGTTCTCAAAGCTCTTGAAAAAGAATTCACTGAAGAAGAGTTAGTCAAGAAAGTCTTGAGGTCACTACCTAAATCATGGGAAACAAAAGTTACAGTGATCTTTGATACCAAAGATTTCTCCAAATTCACTTATGATGAGCTTATTGGTTCTCTTATTGCTCATGAAATGCTTTATGATAAGAGCAAGAGCAATGtagatgatgaaaagaaaaagagagaaattgCCTTAAAGTCAAGCCAAGAGGATGAATTAAGGAAAACTATAGCTTTTAAGGCTGCCTCAAGTGACAGCTCCAATAGTTCAAGTGATGAAGATGATCTTGCCATGATTACAAGAAGATTCAAGAAAGCATTCAAAAAGGGAGGTTCGAAATATAAGAAATTCCTAAAGAAGTATTCTCCCAAAGGTGAAACAAGCAAGGATCAAAGTGAGATTAAATGCTTTGAATGCAACAAACCTGGTCACATCAAGCCAAATTGTCCTAAACTGAAAAAGAAGAATTCAAAGGACAAGAGCAAGAAAGCCTTGGTTGCTGGCTGGATGGATAGTGATGATTCCTCAAGTGATAACTCTAGTGACAAAGAGGTTGCACACATTTGTCTCATGGCTCTAGAAGAGGATAAACCAGAAAGTTCCCAACAAAGAGAAATCAACACTGAGGTAAATAATTCTGACTCTCTCTGTATTGAGAATTATGAAGATGCATTTGccaaattatatgaagaatacAAAGTTTATAAGAAAAATTATTCTGCTTTAAACAAAGAAATTGCTTCCTTAAGAGCTGAAAATGATTCTATGAGCATTATTGTACAAGAAAATAagttttataaaaatcaaatgctcTTGTTTGATGAGCTGAATAAGGAGTTAGAAGATTCAAAATTTGCTTGTGAAAAACTCATCGAGAAAAATAGGATTTTAGAAACTAAAGTGgaatctttgacaaatgatttagcTAAATTCACAAATGGCACACAAATTCTTAATACGTTACTTGGTTCTCAAAGATTATCAAATAAAAATCTGGTCTTGGTTATGATGGATTCATGCACtatggaaaatacaaaaatttctttgtaa